The DNA segment GTCTATGGTGCAGGGTTATTAGACAGCGATGATCCTATATCTTTGTGGCAAAAGATACGCATGGAGCAAGATATATGGGTTGATTATCTCGACAAAAAGTCAGAATTGCACATTGTATCAGATGGAACTGACATATACGTCAATACATCAGGCAGGAAGTGGATAAACTGCAGTGGCACAGAGAACTTTCCTGATGGAGAGATTTTTACATCACCTGTTGAAAGCAAAATCAATGGTCATATCACTTTCAGTTTCCCAGGAATATACATGGGTAAAAGCATAGAAGGCATATACTTGGAAGTAGAAGATGGGCATGTCGTTAAAGCTACTGCAGAAAAAGGCGAGGATTTGCTGCACGCTTTGATGGATACAGATGATGGTGCTAAGCGTTTTGGTGAAGTAGCCATAGGCACCAATTATGGCATACAAAAATTTACGAGAAATATGCTTTTTGATGAAAAAATAGGAGGCACAGTACATATGGCATTGGGGGATTCTATGCCTGAAGCGGGCGGCAAAAATCGCTCTGCCATTCATTGGGATATGCTTTGTGATATGAGACAAGGCGGAGAAATATACGCTGATGGTGAACTTTTCTATAAAGATGGACATTTTATTAAAAGTGTTTTGCGATGATATTTAAAAAGGCGTTGGCATGAAGCCGCGCCTTTTTAATATTATACTGTAGGCTCTTGTTTATCGAGTACAAATACACCTGGTACTAAAAGCAGTATTATGACGATTATCAAAACTATCCATACCCAGTAATAGTCGTCTTTTGGTTTCTTCTTGCAGTCAGTTCCAGCCATTACAATACCCCCTTTTTATATAAATGGGAACAGATACAATAACATATTATGATAAAAAAATATTTTTGTTACGGTATAAAATATTCCTTGTTTCTACAAATAATGATATAATGTTTATGTCTAATATTAAAATTTTTTGTCATATTTTCGATATAATGTATGAACGTTTAACTTAACAATGTAAGGAGGTCAATAATGCTGAATCGATGCTTCTGTGGGGGAGATGTAAAGATAGAGATGGCAGATTATGAATTGATTAAGGGGAAAAAGACGGTAGTCTATAAAGAAGTTCCGACTTATGTTTGTCAAAAATGTGGTGCTAAATATTATGACACAGAAGTATTGGATAAAATATTGAAAAAAGAAGAAAGAAAATCATTTTTTGGACTTATTAAAGCGTGATCTTTAAGGTGTAAGTGAATGAAAATAATTGTAAATAAACAAGATGATAATTTGACATTGAAGGAGTTTTTACTAAATAAGGGCTTTTCTCCAACTTTAATAAGAAAGTACAAAAATCGCGGGAAAATGATGGTAAATGGAGAAGCTTCTACAGTTAATAGAATCGTCTTTGAAGGAGATATTGTAGAGCTTTTTTTGGATGATGAAAACACATCAGTAAGGCCCGAAAAAATGGATTTACATATATGCTATGAGGACGATGACATATTGGTTGTCAATAAAGATGCCGGCATCGTTGTCCATCCTACAGCCGGGCATCCTGATGGCACACTGGCAAATGGTGTAGCTTGGTATTACGAAAAAAATAATATTAAGGTGCCGATAAGGCCAGTCAACAGGCTTGACAGAGATACATCTGGCTTAATCATTTTTGCCAAAAATCCCTTTATGCAAAATTATCTTCAGATCGTCTGCCCTATGAAAAAATTGTACATTGCAATAGTCGAAGGAGATATGGATGACAGAGGAACGATAGATTTGCCTATAAAAAGAAAACCAGGCAGCACAATTGAGCGAATGGTAGACGATGAAGGAGATATGGCGGTGACACATTTTCGTTTGC comes from the Thermoanaerobacterium aotearoense genome and includes:
- a CDS encoding aminopeptidase; this encodes MTDPRLKKLANLLVNYSTKVKRGDFVLVQAGDIAIPWINEVVREAVKAGAHVETLVDIPDVSEIILKNSTDEQLLMEKYIQRIALEKADVWLTAWANKNTKANSNVDSAKLKLAAKGASSWRKVYSERMGNGSLRWCGTQYPTQADAQEAEMSLSEYEDFVYGAGLLDSDDPISLWQKIRMEQDIWVDYLDKKSELHIVSDGTDIYVNTSGRKWINCSGTENFPDGEIFTSPVESKINGHITFSFPGIYMGKSIEGIYLEVEDGHVVKATAEKGEDLLHALMDTDDGAKRFGEVAIGTNYGIQKFTRNMLFDEKIGGTVHMALGDSMPEAGGKNRSAIHWDMLCDMRQGGEIYADGELFYKDGHFIKSVLR
- a CDS encoding YgiT-type zinc finger protein, with product MLNRCFCGGDVKIEMADYELIKGKKTVVYKEVPTYVCQKCGAKYYDTEVLDKILKKEERKSFFGLIKA
- a CDS encoding RluA family pseudouridine synthase — its product is MKIIVNKQDDNLTLKEFLLNKGFSPTLIRKYKNRGKMMVNGEASTVNRIVFEGDIVELFLDDENTSVRPEKMDLHICYEDDDILVVNKDAGIVVHPTAGHPDGTLANGVAWYYEKNNIKVPIRPVNRLDRDTSGLIIFAKNPFMQNYLQIVCPMKKLYIAIVEGDMDDRGTIDLPIKRKPGSTIERMVDDEGDMAVTHFRLLKRGEKLSLVKLELKTGRTHQIRVHLSHIGHPIIGDTLYGSDTSYIKRQALHAYRLTFKQPFIGKCISIYSPIPDDMKDVLKDAF